A single Capra hircus breed San Clemente chromosome 13, ASM170441v1, whole genome shotgun sequence DNA region contains:
- the SERINC3 gene encoding serine incorporator 3, with protein sequence MGAVLGVFSLASWVPCLCGGASCLLCSCCPNSKNSTLTRLIYAFILFLGTVVCFIMFHEGMETQLKKIPGFCDEGLSTRITDIMDKDCDVLVRYKAVYRINFALAVFFFAFSLLMLNVKTSKDPRAAIHNGFWFFKIAAIVGIMVGSFYIPGGHFNTAWFVVGMVGAFFFILIQLVLLVDFAHSWNESWVNRMEEGNPRCWYAALLSITSLFYILSIIFAGLLYKYYTKPDGCTENKFFISFNLILCVVISVLSIHPKIQEHQPRSGLLQSSLITLYTMYLTWSAMSNEPDRSCNPGLLSIITHMASSTLAPANTTAPAPTPAVPSESGPSLNKENFTGLLVFVLSLSYSSIRNSSNSQVSKLTLSGSDSVILRDTAANGASDEEDGRPRRAVDNEREGVQYNYSMFHLMLCSASLYIMMTLTNWYSPDANFQSMTSKWPAVWVKISSSWFCLLLYVWTLVAPLVLTNRDFS encoded by the exons GTCCCGTGCCTTTGTGGCGGAGCGTCGTGTTTGCTGTGCAGTTGCTGTCCCAACAGTAAGAATTCCACCTTGACTCGCCTCATCTACGCTTTCATCCTCTTCCTGGGCACCGTTGTCTGTTTTATCATGTTTCATGAGGGGATGGAGACTCAGCTGAAAAAG aTACCTGGATTCTGTGATGAAGGACTTAGTACCAGGATTACTGATATTATGGATAAAGATTGTGATGTGCTGGTTCGTTATAAAGCTGTGTATCGAATCAACTTTGCCTTGGCCgtcttcttctttgccttttctctgcTCATGTTAAATGTGAAAACGAGTAAAGATCCCAGAGCAGCCATACACAATGG attttgGTTCTTCAAAATTGCTGCCATTGTTGGTATCATGGTTGGATCTTTCTATATTCCTGGAGGCCACTTCAACACAG CCTGGTTTGTTGTTGGCATGGTAGGGGCTTTCTTCTTCATCCTCATCCAGCTGGTGCTGTTGGTAGACTTTGCTCACTCTTGGAATGAATCATGGGTAAATCGAATGGAAGAAGGGAATCCAAGATGCTGGTATGCCG ctTTACTGTCTATCACAAGCTTGTTTTATATCCTGTCAATCATCTTTGCCGGGTTGCTGTACAAATACTACACCAAACCAGATGGCTGCACAGAAAACAAGTTCTTCATCAGTTTTAATCTGATCCTTTGCGTGGTGATTTCTGTTTTGTCAATCCATCCAAAAATTCAG GAACACCAGCCTCGTTCTGGCCTCCTGCAGTCTTCTCTCATCACCCTCTACACCATGTACCTCACGTGGTCAGCCATGTCCAATGAACCTG ATCGTTCCTGCAACCCTGGCCTGTTGAGCATCATCACGCACATGGCCTCATCCACCTTGGCCCCTGCGAATACAACTGCTCCAGCCCCTACCCCTGCTGTGCCGTCAGAGAGCGGGCCTTCTCTGAATAAGGAGAATTTCACTGGGCTGTTAGTCTTTGTTCTCTCCCTTTCCTATTCTAG CATCCGCAATTCCAGCAATAGCCAAGTAAGTAAGCTGACGCTGTCAGGAAGTGACAGCGTGATCCTCCGTGATACGGCTGCCAATGGCGCCAGCGATGAGGAAGACGGACGGCCTCGGCGGGCAGTGGACAACGAGCGAGAGGGGGTGCAGTACAACTACTCCATGTTCCACCTCATGCTCTGCtcggcctccctgtacatcatgATGACCTTGACCAACTGGTACAG CCCTGATGCAAACTTCCAGAGCATGACTAGCAAGTGGCCAGCTGTGTGGGTCAAGATCAGTTCCAGCTGGTTCTGCCTCCTTCTCTACGTCTGGACCCTTGTGGCTCCGCTTGTCCTCACCAATCGAGACTTCAGctga
- the TTPAL gene encoding alpha-tocopherol transfer protein-like isoform X2 gives MSEESDSLRTSPSAASLSENELPPPSAPAGYVCSLTEDLVAKAREELQEKPEWRLRDVQALRDMVRKECPNLSTSLEDAFLLRFLRARKFDYDRALQLLVNYHSCRRSWPEVFNNLRPSALKEVLASGFLTVLPHTDPRGCHVLCLRPDRWIPSNYPITENIRAIYLTLEKLIQSEETQVNGIVILADYKGVSLSKASHFGPFIAKKVIGILQDGFPIRIKAVHVVNEPRIFKGIFAIIKPFLKEKIANRFFLHGSDLNSLHTNLPRNILPREYGGTAGELDITAWNAVLLASEEDFVREFCQPGPPCDSILGQAPPPEGLSSEAPCDDSMRAVKSQLYSCY, from the exons ATGTCAGAAGAAAGTGACTCGCTGAGAACCAGCCCTTCCGCGGCCTCGCTTTCGGAAAATGAGCTGCCGCCGCCTTCCGCCCCCGCCGGCTACGTGTGCTCGCTGACCGAGGACCTGGTGGCCAAAGCCAGGGAGGAGCTGCAGGAGAAGCCGGAATGGAGGCTCCGCGACGTGCAGGCTCTGCGGGACATGGTGCGCAAGGAGTGCCCCAACCTGAGCACCTCGCTGGAGGACGCCTTCCTGCTGCGCTTCCTCCGCGCCCGCAAGTTTGACTATGACCGGGCCCTCCAGCTGCTCGTCAACTACCACAGCTGCCGGAGAAGCTGGCCCGAAGTCTTCAACAACCTGCGGCCTTCCGCCTTGAAGGAGGTCCTGGCCTCCGGCTTCCTCACGGTGCTGCCGCACACCGACCCCAGGGGCTGCCACGTCCTCTGCCTCCGCCCAG ACAGGTGGATCCCGAGCAACTACCCAATTACGGAAAACATCCGAGCCATATACCTGACATTAGAGAAACTCATTCAGTCTGAAGAAACCCAGGTGAATGGAATTGTAATTCTTGCAGACTACAAAGGAGTGAGCTTATCAAAGGCATCTCATTTTGGCCCTTTTATAGCCAAAAAGGTGATTGGCATCCTTCAG GACGGTTTCCCCATTCGGATCAAAGCAGTCCATGTAGTGAATGAACCTCGAATATTTAAAGGTATTTTTGCCATCATAAAACCATTTCTGAAGGAGAAGATAGCAAACAGA TTTTTCCTTCACGGGTCTGACCTGAACTCTCTCCATACAAACCTTCCAAGAAACATCCTCCCCAGGGAATATGGGGGCACGGCTGGAGAGCTGGACATCACCGCCTGGAATGCGGTGCTGCTGGCCTCGGAGGAGGACTTCGTGAGGGAGTTCTGCCAGCCGGGCCCTCCCTGTGACAGCATCCTGGGCCAGGCCCCGCCACCCGAGGGGCTGAGCTCAGAGGCGCCCTGTGATGACTCCATGCGGGCCGTGAAATCGCAGCTGTACTCCTGCTACTAG
- the TTPAL gene encoding alpha-tocopherol transfer protein-like isoform X1, translated as MTSVRGSWELMSEESDSLRTSPSAASLSENELPPPSAPAGYVCSLTEDLVAKAREELQEKPEWRLRDVQALRDMVRKECPNLSTSLEDAFLLRFLRARKFDYDRALQLLVNYHSCRRSWPEVFNNLRPSALKEVLASGFLTVLPHTDPRGCHVLCLRPDRWIPSNYPITENIRAIYLTLEKLIQSEETQVNGIVILADYKGVSLSKASHFGPFIAKKVIGILQDGFPIRIKAVHVVNEPRIFKGIFAIIKPFLKEKIANRFFLHGSDLNSLHTNLPRNILPREYGGTAGELDITAWNAVLLASEEDFVREFCQPGPPCDSILGQAPPPEGLSSEAPCDDSMRAVKSQLYSCY; from the exons ATGACATCTGTAAGG GGATCCTGGGAGCTAATGTCAGAAGAAAGTGACTCGCTGAGAACCAGCCCTTCCGCGGCCTCGCTTTCGGAAAATGAGCTGCCGCCGCCTTCCGCCCCCGCCGGCTACGTGTGCTCGCTGACCGAGGACCTGGTGGCCAAAGCCAGGGAGGAGCTGCAGGAGAAGCCGGAATGGAGGCTCCGCGACGTGCAGGCTCTGCGGGACATGGTGCGCAAGGAGTGCCCCAACCTGAGCACCTCGCTGGAGGACGCCTTCCTGCTGCGCTTCCTCCGCGCCCGCAAGTTTGACTATGACCGGGCCCTCCAGCTGCTCGTCAACTACCACAGCTGCCGGAGAAGCTGGCCCGAAGTCTTCAACAACCTGCGGCCTTCCGCCTTGAAGGAGGTCCTGGCCTCCGGCTTCCTCACGGTGCTGCCGCACACCGACCCCAGGGGCTGCCACGTCCTCTGCCTCCGCCCAG ACAGGTGGATCCCGAGCAACTACCCAATTACGGAAAACATCCGAGCCATATACCTGACATTAGAGAAACTCATTCAGTCTGAAGAAACCCAGGTGAATGGAATTGTAATTCTTGCAGACTACAAAGGAGTGAGCTTATCAAAGGCATCTCATTTTGGCCCTTTTATAGCCAAAAAGGTGATTGGCATCCTTCAG GACGGTTTCCCCATTCGGATCAAAGCAGTCCATGTAGTGAATGAACCTCGAATATTTAAAGGTATTTTTGCCATCATAAAACCATTTCTGAAGGAGAAGATAGCAAACAGA TTTTTCCTTCACGGGTCTGACCTGAACTCTCTCCATACAAACCTTCCAAGAAACATCCTCCCCAGGGAATATGGGGGCACGGCTGGAGAGCTGGACATCACCGCCTGGAATGCGGTGCTGCTGGCCTCGGAGGAGGACTTCGTGAGGGAGTTCTGCCAGCCGGGCCCTCCCTGTGACAGCATCCTGGGCCAGGCCCCGCCACCCGAGGGGCTGAGCTCAGAGGCGCCCTGTGATGACTCCATGCGGGCCGTGAAATCGCAGCTGTACTCCTGCTACTAG